CGATGCACGGTTTCGTTTAAAAGCAAGCAACAGCAACCCAAAACACCTCGTATTTAAAAAGTAGGAATCTGCAAGCAAATCTCACACCTTTTGTCTCCATGAATGACTTCTACAGATACACAGATCATCACAATCCGTCGCCTTTTTGATCATTTTAGCATTGATCTGACGCCATGTCTCACCGATTCAACACTCTGATGCTATAACGAGAGGACATCCACCCAAGGATTCAATTCCACTTGTCAAGATGAAGCATGCGCTGCATCGTCGGGCCAAGTGTCCCATAATGCTCCTCTGATCCACGGAGTGAAATGCCCGGAGTGGTTGCAGGAGGACCCCTTTTGCACCTTTCTGTCACCATCGAACACGAGGAGCACCGCTCCCCTGAGGGTTCATGTCGGACAGAAGAAGAATCCTCGTCAATTAGAAATGCGGGTCAAGCTTTATCCGCTGCTGGGATCATGCTGACCTGCAACCATTATGGCCGTTTTATCACGCGGACGAATACGGAGCTGTGGACTGTTTTGCAGTATAGTTGTGCCCCGTGAAAAGCATCTCCACTCggccaaacaaataaaaagaagaagaagtttttttaaaaagtaacagGAAAGGGACAAACTGCGAGGGAGGGACGAAAGCAGCGCGAGCGACTACTCACCTCGCTTTTTGAGTTCCTGTGAGGGCCTGTTCGCGGGTTCTTTTAGTCCATTACCTCGCGTCACCGGAGCGGACGGTGAGGGTGTAGAGTCCGGGGGGTGCTCTCGGTCTACCGGGCTCCTTCTGCTTCCGTGACTCCGCTTCGTTCAGCGGACTCTGGGCTGACGTCAAAACCCCTCGTCACGTGACACGGCAAGTGGCCAATGGGAGGCCGCGTTGTCCTGGCAACGAGAAACCCGGCACCTGGAGCGCGATTAACGTTTAAAACCTTACGTTTTAATAAATAGTACACGAGGGTAATATCAACAGAAGAGTTAAAGACGGGTAGTGGATTAACGTTGACGTGCTTGGTGATAACTTTAATTAATtctggaaaaaataatattgaaatAGTACTAATATTAATTATAACctactatatatttatatgtattgtTGGCTGTATGCTTTGTCTCCACAGACattacatgtttatttattcagctTTAAGTTCATTTTATTCTTTATCCTTTTTGTGCCCTGATGATGAATCaagtgttttattcatttgattatGCAGTATGTTGAAAGTGAATCGAAAcaattaaataatcaaaatcaaaaacttCAAAACCTAGAAAGAAAGAACAAGATGAGATGTAAagcattattttatttgtttatttgtgttgtctACCTACcaaaacatttgtcattttctaaCAATAGTTTTGCATACATAATTTGTATTTTATCCGCCCTGCAGGCTTTTTTCCCTAATGAGAGATATTTGCAAACTAGTGCTTTGCAAGCATTCAAATGATGACACTAAATAGTTTTAGACCTCATTCttgtttacatctttttttgcaTTCCCTTATATTACCTCTACTATGATTTCTTTACAGTAAAAACATAATAAACTCATTTGTTACTGAATATTCCATGATATTGATGAGACAGACGTTAACCAGCATGTTTTTGCTCTGTCTCAGTACAGTTGTTCCCTTACAGGCACATTGGGAGCCATGCTTTGCCTAAGACTATTAGTGGAAGTCAAAGCCACTGGGCTTATTCAACCTAGTGTTGCAGGGAGCATTTTCTAAATGGCCTTTTAAAGTAGACTGACAAGTCCTGCTGGCTGCTGATTCAGCAAACTCCTGACCTCACTGACGGATAGAATGATGTGCTGAATTCAAAAATTATACACCACAGAGAAGGAATACATGTCTAAAAGCGTTTAGGACACGTGCATGCATCATATTCTGACATGGTAACGCAGTGGCTCTTTGTCGACTCAATGCAGCAGACACCATTGTTATTCCCTCCAGAAGTAAGGGCTCATCAGTGAGTCCCTGAGTACCGTGGAACTAGCAGTGCAACCTCTGACTAATAGGTTTGCATAACATTGATTAGACTGGAGAACAATCCACAACTCTGCACTCATCACcatcatgcgcacacacacacacacacacacacacacacacacacacacacacacacacacacacacacacacacacacacacacacacacacacacacacagagatacatATGCACAAGTGAGTCCGGCAGGGCTCAAATGCCAAGAAGCTTTGAACAAGAGGGACACGTTCTAAATCAGCCTGCCCAGGACTACAGGCTGTGTCATTAGGTAACAGAGGCTTTAGAGACAAGGTTAAGTAGCTGGTGCTGGATGGAGAACCTGCTGAAGTGCCCTGTAGAGGACCAAACTCCTCAGTGATTATCTCTTATCTAACCACAGTGAGCTAACTTTGTGCTGCTCTGAAGCCATTGAGGAGCGAGGCCAAAGTTTTGAGGCGAGCTAAGCTCTCTGGCAGCCGTGAAGAGGACTGAGATCGTAACGAGGAAAGGTCTCTCTAAGTTACACATTGAGGAGTTCTCCACAAGAAAAAAGGGAGACTGagtcataattatttttttactgtttctGTCACAGTtctcatttttatgtttttacttACTCTGCGTAATTAATGAACAATTTGCGATCTGCTGGAGGAGTGGTTACAGATgtttagtttgttgttgttactaAAAGTGTCCCCCGAATCAAAAGACAAAGGACATTTGACTGGACATCAGTGAAGAGCAGCTGAACCTGCAGGAGTCGGAGAACACTGTTGGCTCTAGTTGCCCTGTGCGTCATGTGCACCAGACTTATGCTCAGGCTGACTGGATTAGCAAACAGGTGAATACGCTCAACCAGAATGTACTAAGAGTGGCGTGTTGAGCTTTTTCGGAGAAATAGACAAACTTTCAATTGCACTCCTGcaagacaacagtacctgcagGAAGGGAAATCCTCTGAACTTTCCTAATAATACCACAGTATCTACCCAGTTTATTGTTTAGAACAATGTCcggcaattttcttttttcagtttcAATTTTTCTGCATAATGAATATTTGCATTTTGGATACTGTAGGAGCATTTGGCTCATAATACGTATGTACTATTTTTACCTGAAATTTCTCAATATTTTCCTACTGTGTGGTATGCAGTATACGGTCTGAAAATATTTTCATAACGTGCAGAAATGCCAGATTCTTTGCTGATTAGTTGACTAATTAATTGTTGCTGGTCTTAGTCTGCTAAGATTCCGTCAATTCTTTTAATTAGTTTGTCTCTGGGAGTGACAGTAGAAAATAGTTATTCATAGAGAATTTTCCTTGTTTCACTGCAACTTATTTCAGCCagataaaacaacaaagcagATATGGAACCACAGTGGTAACATAATTTATAAATCCTGTGCATTGTTTCTGAGTTTTATTTTCTCAGAGGAGGCATGAGTGAATAGCAACTACACCTTGCCTTTAAAGAGTTACGCAGCACAGATAAGCTGAGTCAGGATCAGGCTGTGGACTCACGTCAGCAAGTCTGCTCTGTGCTCCACGGTGACAGCTGTGACACCTCAAGTGTAAGCCCTCACCTGTCCACCGATGTGGGACCGTGACATGCAAAACAATAGCTTCTGTCGTGCTGattcataaaatgtaaaaatgcaatAATGATGATGCTTTGAACTTGATGAAATGTGTGATGCATTGTTAAAATACAATCAATAAATACCATCTCACGGTTGTATGTCACCGACCGGTCATAAACCGGTCAGTTTATATCCATGTCTGTTCAAAATGTCATCACTATCATTGTATATCAAACAATTGTGCAAAATTGGCATAATTAGCTTATGAATTCTTGAGTTATGGCCAAAAACCTGATTATGAACTTACCGTGACCCTTCGAATATCCAAATCTAACCAGTTCATCATTGAGTCCAGGTGGACATTTGTGTCAAATTCCCTCGAGGCAAAACTGCCAGGACGCTGTCCTTTATCCggttacattttacattttgtatcaTTCAAGCCAGCATGCTTTTTTTAGTACAAGGTACTTGGAAGTAGCatgtctcctcttctcctcctctcacctaTTTGTCCTCATTAAGGGTTTGGGAGAGGAAAAGGGTGAGATAAAAAGATAACCCAGATACATAACGTCTCCGGCCAAACCTAGTGCTGGCGTGGAGGCATTAAAAACAGCCGTTTGACCTCCTGATAGGGATATAGGTAATACTTCCATGATCAGAGAAGAGCTTTGTCAACAATCTCCAGATTGCTGTGTGAGGATGCGAGTATTTATATCTACTGTGCCTACCACGTGAGTCAGCACTTTGCTGAAAGGCCACCTGCTGTTAGATCGAACTGCAGATCGCCTGCCGATCTGAACTGAGCACAtgataaaagaaagaagatgcattaaggagagacaaagaggaggcATCAGAGGGGCTAGGAGATGGCATCACAGTCACAACTTTGGCTCCTACAGTGGGTAGAACAAGAGGTTTGAGATTGGAGGAAGCAAGGTGTGAAGGAGGATTGAGGCCATAATTCTTGCTTTGAGTTTACCTCTTCAGTTCTGTAAAAACGTCTGTTATGAAACTTTTCATGAACTCCCTTTAACTTTCACTACACAATATATAGATTAAAACAGTCTTGCTGTTGATTCCCAACTGttaatgggagaaaaaaaaacttgcagtGGTTGGCGTTGAAAACGAAGCAGCATGAGAGCAGCCAGATTCTTTTCAATCATGTATGTGCTTCCATGTAGGCACAGGTTGATGTAATACTGCCATCTAATGGACCCACAATAATAAGTACATCATTGTTTCCTACTGAAGGTTAGAGCGAGGGTTCTCAATCGCAAACTCATGGTGGCTCACTTCTGACTATATTTTAAAGGGGGTTGGAACATTTTTCTTTGAGTGAGACACAACTCAGAGAGCAGCTGATTTGATGGGCTTTTTTGAACATTTCAATTCGTATTATAAAATGAAAGGTTTTCTgagatttgtatttgtgttatttttatgaattaatATAGAGATGCTTTAGATAAATTGTTTCCGTAAAAAGATATGTTTAGATCAGAAAGTATTCATATaaaggtatttatttttcatgtgcTGTCTCTTTACAGCTACCATTGGTGAGAAATCTGACCAATGGTAGCTGTGCATTCTCTCTTGCAATCACCGCGCACCCTGAAGCTTCTGCCTGCCCGTCACTACGCTTAATTAATTCCTCCCCTCCTCAACTCTCTTTGCTTTTTGGTCAACATCCCACGTCCCTCTTTAATCTTCTACTAGACTAAATGTCCTGTTTCAACCCGCCTGTTTTAACGCTCAGTTTCTACTCATGAATCAGAGTGAGCAACAGGCTTTGGGGTAAAAGATCACGTgcttacggtggccgagaaggttcagacaaatacaaaagcaacaacacaaccgcaaatgccacaacgcaacacgaacgccgcaacacgaaatacaaaaggcacatcacaactgcaaatgccacaacacaacacgaacgccgcaacacgaaaatacaaaagccacatcacaaccgcaaatgccacaacacaacacgaacgccgcaacgcaacacgaaagccgcaacgcaacgcgaaagcgaaaacggaagtagctgcccacgggagcgagcgtattttggaggaacagagctggaggatgccagatcgtttaagaagtaagtgaaacatgattccttactttaactgtagccgcaaggaatcatgtttcacttacttcttaaacaatctggcatcctccagctccgttgttacgtgcctactggtttttgaacctactggtttggctacgcgtttagatgttattaagagagtaatcctacttgggcaatgtgctagaaaacctgacagaactatgtatttcacgctacgccaccaaaaaccagttgtcttggctcaccctgaaccaaaagatgttcttgccactgacgatttgcaatttcatgataagtagtgaaatcagtagcggcatttgacagctcggttggccgacggcgtagtgccgctgtcttataaagttttgctattttgctcgactgcgggttcgaatccaggttgtggcgatcacttaataaacgtatgttcttttatttatttctttatacgtggcagtgatgtagtgctcacttatacaatcataatcgctgcattggatatgggatgcattttgaacattttcagaaatatgtttgcgaatgtgtgacggatcaggtgaccgaggcagacaacatctgccactgtcggggcaaaacaaacacgcacgcgtagccaaaccagtaggttcaaaaacccagtcggcacgtaacaccggagctggaggatgccagatcgtttaagaagtaagtgaaacatgattccttactttaactgtagccgcaaggaatcatgtttcacttacttcttaaacaatctggcatcctccagctccgttcctccaaaatacgctcgctcccgtgggcgttcctccaaaatacgctcgctcccgtgggcagctacttccgttttcgctttcgtgttgtgttgcgccgttcgtgttgcgttgcggcgttcgtgttgcgttgtggcatttgcggttgtgatgtggcttttgtattttcgtgttgcggcgttcgtgttgtgttgtggcgtttgcggttgtgttgttgcttttgtatttgtctgaaccttctcggccaccgtacgtgCTTCAACTGAAGGTAAGAatttgacaaacaaaaacaacatttgcattttgatgACATTACAAACATTTCAGTCTTATGTACATCCGATATTGTTTTGAtcatttcatgcatttcttttccGAGCACTGTTTTAAGATTTTTTTAGTTGACATACGAGTTAATAATTTATTCATAGCTATTTGACCTGTGGACTTTCACTTCATGCCCATTTTGATATATATGACAAGAGTTTTAGAGCTAACACTTTACTTCTCTTGGTTTTGTGCAGattgcttttctttgtgtgaTCTTGTCAAGTTCTATATTGACAATATTTACCAGAATGCAAAGAGTCTGCTACATCCAGTGTGTGAGGAGACTTTGTGGTCCGTCACAATCGTCCCTGCTTCTTAAAGTGAGAAACATTCACAGATCTTTAAGCCAAATGCAACACAATAAGGTAggcctttttccccccatatgcaatttggagggggggggaatacggGAGACATTCAGACATGTTTCGGGTACTAAGAACGGGTTTAGTGGAGGGCTTCAAATTAGAGGCATTTTAATCATATAATGGTTGTGGCACAGAGGAATTAAGAGTGTCATATAGTTATAGGACACAAGGAAGAGATGAGTGTTCAGGTTAGCTTTCAGGGCTTAATAGTGTCcagatttattaaaatgtataattgaAATGCAGACTTCGATATTTAAATCATTGGACGGGCATTGGGTGTAAGGCAGAAAGAGAATTTtaacaaatataacaaatataAGTGAGAAGGGTGTCTTTTGAAGTACTACAAAATACAATTGATCTAaagtattattcatattttatattattattaaaacattgTAGTTGTAGTAAAACCAGGATTAGGAGCAGTGTTATTGCGGGTTTAAagagctcttattttgaagtccTCTACATATCCTGAAGTTGTTCTTCCTGGTTCAAGAGAAGAGCGGAACAAAAAACGTTCGTTTTGAACAGTTTAAGTTTCTTCTGAATTTACCATTATTCCCAGGTGATCTTTGTGTGCGCCCCGGGTTACAACTATGTGATTGTTTATTAAGAAGTGTAATTAATGATTACGCATTTGAGTAACTAGAAGCATCTGTCTTGGACATTGGGTGCTTTTCAACATACAAACAGACCATTCTCTCCAATTCGCACACCTTTCTTTTTACTGAATAGTGCGGTAGTTTCGATAATAGAACACAGTAATGCTTACTTGTGTCCTCTTGTTTTCACTTGGCTCAAAAGTTGTTCCACCTTCAACATGATTGAGGCTCTTCAAATTCCTTTAAATGCACCTGGAGGAAATACCAGTGTTTCCTTTGCAGATGTCTTTTTTGCACTTACCAAATGAAAGAGGCAGGTGtaggattaaaaaaatgtagCTGTTCCTTTTTCTATTCAcaagttgtagtttttttttgtagtttcaaatgatcaaacttCCTACCCTTCACTATTTGTTTAACTCTTTGCAAGTTTCCAATCGCAGTCCTTAATAACTTATAAACcacaatcaaatattttatgttttaggTAGGCTACATGCTGCTATAATCTTTGTAAACATCATTACATTAAAACAGCAGCTGTTATTATTGTATCAATCCCATTCTTTCACATTCATTCAGCACTAATTTGCTGCATTTCCTGTTGTCGTATAGATGTACAGGGCGGTTCTCTTCCTCGCGCCTTAATTGCATGTCTTGTTCGTAGTTCAAAGACGCGAGATCGGAAAAGGAATCGGTGAGACACGTTGGCATACTGAAATGTACCATGTGATTTGTACGTAGTATTGTAACGTCACATTGATCCTCCTTTTGGCTGAAAAAGGTACAGCTGCAGCTGTCAATCTCGTCTTCTAACTCCCTGCCAGAAAGCAAATAGGCATACATCCCCAAATGTCTAGTTTTTGTTCTGAAGCCTctattattacaattcataACGTGTTTGAGTTAATGTGTTTTGATTCTAGGTAATGGAGGACAACAAACCATGGGCTCTGATCTCAGAGGTGGGCAAACAAGGTTACATTGAAGAGGTCATGGACATACTGAAACAACACTTTCACATTTCTGCCTTAAAGACTTCCTTCAAAACTCTGCGGTGCACGGGCCAAAAGTTCAGGCGGTGTTAGTGTGGAACAGCCTCCCGGCAGCCGAGCCTACACTGCTTCGCTTGCTCCCCTCGCTAAAGGTGGTCGCCAATGGAGGAGTGGGCATCGACCACTTGGATTTGCCGTACATCAGCAGCCTGGGAGTGAAGGTATCCAACACACCCGGTGTAGTGAGCGATGCCACTGCAGATATCGCCATGGGTCTTCTCCTGGCGTCGGCGCGCAGGATTGTTGAAGGTGAGTTATGTCAAATCAAGCTTTAAAGGCCGAAATCGTGACCTTTTCTCCAGGGGCTTAACATCTGTGGGACAGCAGTTATCCTACAACtcccaaaggtcaaaggttaactGAATTCTTACATGAGATTTACAGCTTTTTCTCTTGTGCCTCAATGTGGCATTGGTGATGAAGTAAACATCCAGCTTGTTTAAGGTCATGTGCCTTTTTTCATTAGGTCACCAACTAGCTGTTGACCCCAACATGACTGATTTATCACAAGACCTGATGGGAGTTGAAGTCACAGGGTCGACTATGGGGATTATTGGAATGGGACACATTGGCTGCAAAATTGCTCAAAGAGGCAAAGGATTTGACATGAGAATCCTGTATCACAACAGGACCAGGAGGTAAAAGTTTGAAATCCCTTAGTGAGATCTTAGTCAATGCTTTATATTTTCAGACTAATTCATATAAAATACTGGTATAATTCCTAAACTTCTTCCTGTAAAGATATAGATGGATGATTGAGAGTTATTTCATACAATAGATAATATCATGTCAAAAATCCAATTATCCCAGATACTTTAAAGCAACACGTCAAATGGTCTTTGCTGTTCAGGAGTGTTGAAGATGAGCAGGCGGTTGGTGCGAGTTACCGGGAGAACGTGGACGACCTGCTGAAAGAGTCTGACTTTGTCGTGGTGGCCGTCAACCTGACACCTGAAACCACATCACTGATCAGCCACAGAGAGCTGTCCCTCATGAAACCCACGGCAACGCTGGTCAACGTCAGCAGAGGTGAGAATAACGCATTTCTTTGACTTTACTAATCAAAAGACAACAGACGTTTTAGTAAAAATTAGTAAAGTGTAGAAGTTACTGCTGTGAAGCTATTCTGAAATATTTATGTTTAATCTAATTTTGGACGTTTTACGCCTCAGGTCTGGTGGTGGACCAGGACGCTTTAGTCAAAGCTTTGCGGTCTGGAACAATTCGTGCAGCGGCATTAGATGTGACTCACCCTGAACCACTTCCAAGGTCTCACCCCACTCCTGAACCACAATCACAATGCATTCAAGTGAAACTGACTTTTGAAAGAACATACTTCCTCATGGAATGGACTTTTCTACACAAATAGATCAACTTACAATATTGAGTCAATTCCCAGTTAAAGCCATCTCACACAATGGATCGCAGAAGAGGACAGTATGTACTGACACCCAATTTGATGGAGCAAAGCATCTTACATGCAGTGTAAAAGGAGAGTGCAATTATGGTAATATAAATTCATACATTTAAATTGAGGAAtaagtgtttctctctctctttttgaaaGGTGTCCCTCTTACTTATGAACAGAAAGACAATTATCTCCCTTCAGCTCCATAGAGCTCATACTTGTCTTTtagcttgtttatttttttctggccCGCAACTACACTCTCATCTACTAGTTTTCCAGCCCAGGCACGCAGCAATGACAAAGGAAGCATAGTTTAACATCTGCAGACTCTTTTTATAGGTTCCTAAcaactcctcttcttcatcctgtGCAGGGATCATCCTCTACTCGGCCTTTCTAATGTGCTGATCACTCCCCACGTTGGCACCAACACTTACGCTACAACACGAAAGATGGTGCAAAAGATGGTCGATAATGCTTTGGCTGCAGTGAATGGACAATCTATTCCTAATGAAGTCAAACCAAAATGACGTCACTGATGCTACCCCGCCTGTCTGTAGTTGGAAATGTTTTCCTAATGCAGGACGAATTACATCCAGCAGTGTTCACCTATTTGTTCGTTCCAACAATCCGCTGTCATCACTGTGATCAACACAGTAACAATAGTAACAACAAGGTAACTAACGTATCATTTAGCAAACGTTTAATATAATTTGTCTGTAAACGTTGGGTACAAAATTACATGATTGCTTGATTACATTAATGCCTTAATATAGTGTTATAACTAATTTAGGCCATGACTTTTACCAAAATTAGAGCATCTCTGTTGTTATCATTTCACATACGCCCAAAATTGTTTTATTGGCTCAAATTTCCATATATCTTGGATTGATAGATTTTAGTGTTTCATATTAGTccatcatttcataatgaagaGTTTTAACAAGATCTTATACCTATTCCAGATTTGGTTGATGCTAGAATACACTACTATATACACTGATCAAAAAAACGTGGGACCTGCCTTACCCTGGTATGGCACCCCTGGATGTATAGTGCTTTTTTTCAGGCGAATATTAAAACTTTGCATTTTGGCTCTGTGccatcttctttcattttcctAACCAgtaacatatatatttacacatcacACACAAGTGTTCCCCTTTATCCTGACAACAAACATTGTCAAAAAGACCTTGTAGTTGCAGAGAAATACCCTTCTTTACTATGGGAATGCTATTTTTGGAGCTGAGACCCCAAAACAGTGGAAAAGGTTAAGAGCCTTTTGAAGAAAAGGAGAACGTTAATTAGCATATTCTTAATATAGGATTAAGTGtagcttttttttacatgaatgcTAAAGCATGTGCAAtaacatatttgtatttatatctaTACCagtgttattatattatataggaggtggtggggggggcacccTTCTCCTGCAAATATAAAGAACATAAAAATATTTCCATAGAAGTTATAAAATTACAGAGAATCATCACTTCACCCCAGAAGTTTTTTCTTAATTACATTCCATTTAAATTAGCTGATACTTTTATACAATTGTAAGTGCTAATAAATTGCTACCTATTCAAGGTGTAGTCAGTAgaagtgtgtttttagtttctGACTGACTTGTTTCTGCTGTCATGATTTCATTAGTAAGCTCATTTCACAATTTAGGGCACTAATGCTGGCAGAAGTTCATTATACAATTTGAAAGCTTGACATCAAACTCTGGTTTTACCTGAATAATTGGCGCCCTGATTTGAAGAACTGCCATCTTCTGTTCTGTTGCTGTGTTTGGATATCCTGTTAAACAGTCAAGCATTATTACAGTGATAAACATCATCCACGTTAACTGGATAATGTTTACATTTGCAATATTTAATATCTCACTCAATGTCCATTCTATGCAAAGAACGGATATGTTGTCATTATCCTTTGTTGATATGCAGAggcaatatattatattattgcatgaattgtaaaataatatttactTTTCATTTATAAATTAGATTTTAGgacaaaatataaatactgGCCAATATAATACTTGTGTGTATATTGTTGCCTTTCTAAAGCTAAATTGAATGAGGCGTAATTTCATgtttatataaattatatatatatataatatatttatattgttataGTTTAGAATTTTACAATAAATAGTATTGTGAgttgtattgttttattcaaGATTTCCCAGTTTTATATCTAAGTTTTATATCTTTAGAGCATAGAAAATCTTTGCAGCGTTGCAGTTTGTCCCTTAATATGCCTGACTATAAAGTAAACTCATAACACCCTTtcaactgtatatatatatatatatatatatatatatacctttaAGAACAAATTGTGAGAGCTAGTACAAACCCttccaaaatatgttttcaacGATCCTTCCATTCAGGCATTTACAGCAGGTACTACAGCCGGTCAATCATCACAATCGACATTGAGGCAAGAAGGACCCCCACACGAATGAAAACAGAATTAGAGTGATAATCCCTTTTGGTCATATTAATGTTACAACTTATTTccatttacatttctttcccaGTACCTGTTTAGTTTCTCTAAACGCCACAATGTTTATCTCGTCAcaaaacccaccaccctgcttTAAAGGTTTCACCCTCGTCATGGTGAGTCACATGTTTGTGGTTTCACTATGACAAGAAACAAACGTCTATCTGCTGGCTTGTAATATTTGTGCCTAAGACTTATCATGTCTAAAGCTACCGTTGATAATGTTGCAAAACGTAGCAACATAACGTAAATCTTGCGAGAAATGTGTATGATGGAGGTAAAAAGCTAACATGGCTGTTAGCTAACGGCTGTCAA
This genomic interval from Pungitius pungitius chromosome 17, fPunPun2.1, whole genome shotgun sequence contains the following:
- the LOC119219656 gene encoding LOW QUALITY PROTEIN: probable 2-ketogluconate reductase (The sequence of the model RefSeq protein was modified relative to this genomic sequence to represent the inferred CDS: inserted 1 base in 1 codon), with protein sequence MQRVCYIQCVRRLCGPSQSSLLLKVRNIHRSLSQMQHNKVMEDNKPWALISEVGKQGYIEEVMDILKQHFHIXCLKDFLQNSAVHGPKVQAVLVWNSLPAAEPTLLRLLPSLKVVANGGVGIDHLDLPYISSLGVKVSNTPGVVSDATADIAMGLLLASARRIVEGHQLAVDPNMTDLSQDLMGVEVTGSTMGIIGMGHIGCKIAQRGKGFDMRILYHNRTRRSVEDEQAVGASYRENVDDLLKESDFVVVAVNLTPETTSLISHRELSLMKPTATLVNVSRGLVVDQDALVKALRSGTIRAAALDVTHPEPLPRDHPLLGLSNVLITPHVGTNTYATTRKMVQKMVDNALAAVNGQSIPNEVKPK